From one Micromonospora siamensis genomic stretch:
- a CDS encoding peptidoglycan recognition protein family protein, whose amino-acid sequence MSVPLSRRSVLRGAVLLGAAAGGTALTQLGDDRGARAVTTPVDQPVIANCATWSARPPSSAVTVVQNRPNKIIVHHTAFPNSTDYSLAHAYQNSRDIQNLHMDTNGWLDSGQHFTNSRAGYLTEGRHGSLYALLHGQTMVQGAHCVGQNSQAIGIENEGIYLDVQPPQALWDSLVLFCAFTCQQYAIAPTEIYGHKDFNSTQCPGLLHGRLPELRSAVAARLG is encoded by the coding sequence GTGTCCGTTCCCCTGTCCCGGCGGTCCGTGCTGCGCGGCGCGGTCCTGCTGGGTGCCGCCGCCGGCGGCACCGCCCTGACCCAGCTCGGCGACGACCGCGGCGCCCGGGCCGTCACCACCCCGGTCGACCAGCCGGTCATCGCCAACTGCGCGACCTGGAGCGCCCGGCCGCCGTCGTCGGCGGTGACCGTGGTGCAGAACCGGCCCAACAAGATCATCGTGCATCACACGGCGTTCCCGAACTCCACCGACTACAGCCTGGCCCACGCCTACCAGAACTCCCGCGACATCCAGAACCTGCACATGGACACCAACGGCTGGCTGGACTCCGGGCAGCACTTCACCAACAGCCGGGCCGGCTACCTGACCGAGGGCCGGCACGGCAGCCTGTACGCGCTGCTGCACGGGCAGACCATGGTGCAGGGCGCGCACTGCGTCGGCCAGAACAGCCAGGCCATCGGCATCGAGAACGAGGGCATCTACCTCGACGTGCAGCCGCCGCAGGCGCTCTGGGACAGCCTGGTGCTCTTCTGCGCCTTCACCTGCCAGCAGTACGCCATCGCGCCCACCGAGATCTACGGCCACAAGGACTTCAACTCGACCCAGTGCCCGGGCCTGCTGCACGGCCGGCTGCCCGAGCTGCGCAGCGCGGTCGCCGCCCGCCTCGGCTGA
- a CDS encoding cation-translocating P-type ATPase yields MAQQREPGGGVDPRVPLDRLFQDLRTGPDGLSTAEARRRLAEHGPNELRRQRRRGWWREVGRQVVHPLALLLWIAAALAWISGTTVLAVAILVVIALNALFASVQERQAERAVEALTRYLPRHARVRRDGRWAEVPAAELVPGDLLAVGEGDRISADARLVDGDVEVDLSALTGESQPVHRAADAPAGGHGPTEAGNLLFSGTNCLSGQGRATVLTTGMRTELGRIAALTQRVGRDESPLEKQVRRIAWLIAAVAVGAGLVFFPIGVLVAGMPTSDAFAFAIGLLVANVPEGLLPTITLALAVGVRQLARAGAVVKRLSAVETLGSTDVICTDKTGTLTENRMRVVAVRAADTLLDPAPGAGTRPDAALRALAVALAACNNADPEGGDPTEVAPLRFAADLGVTDAGHPGRRTQFAFDPKLRLMSTVDQVGDQLWLHTKGAPEEVLRRCTRVVAADGSERALDEAYRRGVDAAVTAQAGQGRRVLGVARRRLATVPQRRADAERELTCLGFVAMVDPPRPEVPEAVARCHTAGIRIIMVTGDHGLTAAAIARQVGIVRGEPTVVTGEQLDAMTADQLRHLLGERREVVFARVSPEAKLHIAEALRANHEVVAMTGDGVNDAPALRRADIGVAMGRTGTDVTREAATMVLTDDNFATIVAAVAAGRRVYDNVRKFILYIFAHATPEVVPFLVFALSAGAVPLPLTVLQILAIDLGTETLPALALGREPAEPGLMDRPPRRRSDKVVNAPMLARAWGFLGLISAVLVLAGFFAVLLRAGWRPGASTGPGSALHDAYQEATTMTFLGIVACQVGTAFAARTEHASLWRIGVFSNRLLLWGIAFELVFAALVVTVPPLRELFGTRPPQPAMLALLLAFPPIVWGADELRRAARRRR; encoded by the coding sequence GTGGCGCAGCAGCGGGAGCCGGGCGGCGGGGTGGACCCGCGCGTGCCGCTGGACCGTCTCTTCCAGGACCTGCGCACCGGGCCGGACGGGCTGAGCACCGCCGAGGCCCGCCGACGGCTGGCCGAACACGGCCCCAACGAGCTGCGCCGGCAACGCCGCCGCGGCTGGTGGCGGGAGGTGGGCCGGCAGGTGGTCCACCCGCTGGCGCTGCTGCTGTGGATCGCCGCCGCGCTGGCCTGGATCTCCGGCACCACCGTGCTGGCGGTGGCGATCCTGGTGGTCATCGCGCTCAACGCGCTCTTCGCCTCGGTGCAGGAACGCCAGGCCGAGCGGGCGGTGGAGGCGCTCACCCGTTACCTGCCGCGGCACGCCCGGGTACGCCGGGACGGCCGGTGGGCCGAGGTTCCGGCGGCGGAGCTGGTCCCCGGGGACCTGCTCGCCGTCGGCGAGGGCGACCGGATCTCCGCCGACGCGCGGCTGGTCGACGGCGACGTCGAGGTGGACCTCTCGGCGCTGACCGGGGAGTCCCAGCCGGTGCACCGGGCCGCCGACGCGCCGGCCGGCGGCCACGGCCCGACCGAGGCGGGCAACCTGCTCTTCAGCGGCACCAACTGCCTGAGCGGGCAGGGCAGGGCGACCGTGCTGACCACCGGGATGCGTACGGAGCTGGGCCGGATCGCCGCCCTCACCCAGCGGGTCGGCCGCGACGAGAGCCCGCTGGAGAAGCAGGTACGCCGGATCGCCTGGCTGATCGCCGCGGTGGCCGTCGGCGCCGGGCTGGTGTTCTTCCCGATCGGGGTGCTCGTCGCCGGCATGCCGACCTCCGACGCGTTCGCCTTCGCCATCGGCCTGCTCGTCGCCAACGTGCCCGAAGGGCTGCTGCCCACCATCACCCTCGCCCTGGCCGTCGGCGTACGCCAGCTGGCCCGGGCCGGCGCGGTGGTGAAACGGCTCAGCGCGGTGGAGACGCTCGGCTCGACCGACGTGATCTGCACCGACAAGACCGGCACCCTGACCGAGAACCGGATGCGGGTGGTGGCGGTACGGGCGGCGGACACCCTGCTCGACCCGGCGCCCGGGGCGGGCACCCGGCCGGACGCCGCGCTGCGCGCCCTCGCGGTGGCGCTCGCGGCGTGCAACAACGCCGACCCCGAGGGCGGGGACCCGACCGAGGTGGCGCCGCTGCGGTTCGCCGCCGACCTGGGCGTCACCGACGCCGGGCACCCCGGCCGGCGTACGCAGTTCGCGTTCGACCCGAAGCTGCGGTTGATGTCCACCGTCGACCAGGTGGGCGACCAGCTCTGGCTGCACACCAAGGGCGCACCCGAGGAGGTGCTGCGCCGGTGCACGCGGGTGGTGGCGGCGGACGGGTCGGAGCGGGCGCTCGACGAGGCGTACCGGCGGGGGGTGGACGCGGCGGTGACCGCGCAGGCCGGGCAGGGCCGGCGGGTCCTCGGCGTGGCCCGGCGCCGGCTGGCGACGGTGCCGCAGCGGCGCGCGGACGCCGAGCGGGAGCTGACCTGCCTGGGTTTCGTGGCGATGGTCGACCCGCCGCGGCCGGAGGTGCCCGAGGCGGTGGCCCGCTGCCACACCGCCGGCATCCGGATCATCATGGTCACCGGCGATCACGGGCTCACCGCCGCGGCGATCGCCCGGCAGGTCGGCATCGTCCGGGGCGAGCCCACCGTGGTCACCGGCGAGCAGCTCGACGCGATGACCGCCGACCAGCTGCGTCACCTGCTGGGCGAGCGGCGGGAGGTGGTCTTCGCGCGGGTCTCCCCCGAGGCGAAGCTGCACATCGCCGAGGCGCTGCGCGCCAACCACGAGGTGGTGGCGATGACCGGCGACGGGGTCAACGACGCGCCGGCGCTGCGCCGGGCGGACATCGGGGTGGCGATGGGCCGCACAGGCACCGACGTGACCCGCGAGGCGGCCACGATGGTCCTCACCGACGACAACTTCGCCACCATCGTCGCCGCGGTCGCCGCCGGGCGGCGGGTCTACGACAACGTCCGCAAGTTCATCCTCTACATCTTCGCCCACGCCACCCCGGAGGTGGTGCCCTTCCTGGTCTTCGCGCTCTCCGCGGGGGCGGTGCCGCTGCCGCTGACGGTGCTGCAGATCCTCGCCATCGACCTGGGCACCGAGACGTTACCGGCGCTGGCGCTGGGCCGGGAGCCCGCCGAGCCGGGGCTGATGGACCGGCCTCCCCGGCGGCGCAGCGACAAGGTCGTCAACGCACCCATGCTGGCCCGGGCCTGGGGTTTCCTCGGGTTGATCTCGGCGGTGCTGGTGCTGGCCGGGTTCTTCGCGGTGCTGCTGCGCGCCGGCTGGCGGCCGGGGGCCTCCACCGGGCCGGGCAGCGCTCTGCACGACGCGTACCAGGAGGCCACCACGATGACCTTCCTGGGCATCGTGGCCTGCCAGGTCGGCACCGCCTTCGCCGCCCGTACCGAGCACGCCTCGCTGTGGCGGATCGGGGTGTTCAGCAACCGACTGCTGCTCTGGGGCATCGCCTTCGAGCTGGTCTTCGCCGCGCTGGTGGTGACGGTCCCGCCGCTGCGCGAGCTCTTCGGCACCCGACCGCCGCAACCGGCGATGCTCGCGCTGCTGCTGGCCTTCCCGCCGATCGTCTGGGGCGCCGACGAGCTGCGCCGGGCGGCACGCCGCCGCCGTTGA
- a CDS encoding ArsR/SmtB family transcription factor: MHAFDVLGDPVRRRILELLAPGELTAGEICATVGTEFGISQPGVSQHLKVLRDNGFATVRAQGTRRLYTIDPTPLREVDRWLDGFRRFWSPALDALGTEIARGRRARHTQTPTDDSGEKP, encoded by the coding sequence GTGCACGCCTTCGACGTCCTCGGCGATCCGGTCCGCCGTCGGATCCTGGAACTGCTCGCCCCCGGCGAGCTGACCGCCGGGGAGATCTGCGCGACCGTCGGCACCGAGTTCGGCATCAGCCAGCCCGGCGTCTCACAACACCTCAAGGTGCTGCGGGACAACGGCTTCGCCACCGTCCGCGCGCAGGGCACCCGCCGGCTCTACACGATCGACCCGACGCCACTGCGCGAGGTCGACCGGTGGCTCGACGGTTTCCGCCGCTTCTGGAGCCCCGCCCTGGACGCCCTCGGCACCGAGATCGCCCGCGGCCGGCGGGCACGGCACACCCAGACCCCGACCGACGACTCAGGAGAGAAACCATGA
- a CDS encoding SRPBCC family protein has protein sequence MTDVTHEIDEVRRTVGSRALEAGQARVLTIARTYDTTPEDLWDACTNAERIPRWFLPVSGDLRLGGRYQFEGNAGGVVERCDPPKSFAATWEMGGDVSWVEVRIVPVDAGRTRFELEHVAHVDDERWVQFGPGAVGIGWEMGLFGLANHLRGSGITPEQAAEWMATEEARRFITLSSERWVAADVADGTDEEAARAAGARTTAAYTGQPVE, from the coding sequence ATGACCGACGTGACCCACGAGATCGACGAGGTACGCCGCACCGTCGGCAGCCGCGCCCTGGAGGCCGGCCAGGCGCGCGTGCTGACCATCGCCCGCACCTACGACACCACACCCGAGGACCTCTGGGACGCCTGCACCAACGCCGAGCGCATCCCCCGCTGGTTCCTGCCCGTCTCCGGTGACCTGCGGCTCGGTGGCCGCTACCAGTTCGAGGGCAACGCCGGTGGCGTCGTGGAGCGCTGCGACCCGCCGAAGAGCTTCGCCGCCACCTGGGAGATGGGCGGGGACGTCAGCTGGGTCGAGGTGCGGATCGTCCCGGTCGACGCGGGGCGTACCCGGTTCGAACTGGAGCACGTCGCGCACGTCGACGACGAGCGCTGGGTGCAGTTCGGCCCCGGCGCCGTCGGCATCGGCTGGGAGATGGGCCTGTTCGGCCTCGCCAACCACCTGCGCGGCTCGGGCATCACCCCGGAGCAGGCCGCCGAGTGGATGGCGACCGAGGAGGCCCGACGGTTCATCACGCTGAGCAGCGAGCGCTGGGTGGCCGCTGACGTCGCCGACGGCACCGACGAGGAGGCGGCCCGGGCGGCGGGCGCGCGGACCACCGCGGCGTACACCGGCCAGCCGGTGGAGTGA
- a CDS encoding Imm51 family immunity protein: MDPVEVAQTEPGEYFLSLEAGTTDVDDLISELGHEPNGYFWEGVVELLVATDAPGLDGRFVSDPEGGAFFATSNDRQALDDLAVLLTAVAADRDRLRRLVEHARATGFEFDD; the protein is encoded by the coding sequence GTGGATCCCGTAGAGGTGGCACAGACCGAGCCCGGCGAATACTTCTTGTCCCTGGAGGCCGGGACGACCGATGTGGACGACCTGATCTCCGAACTCGGGCACGAACCCAATGGCTACTTCTGGGAGGGGGTCGTCGAGCTTCTCGTCGCCACGGATGCCCCGGGGCTTGACGGCCGCTTCGTGTCCGACCCCGAGGGCGGCGCCTTCTTCGCCACCAGCAACGACCGACAGGCACTGGACGACCTGGCGGTCCTGCTCACGGCGGTGGCGGCCGATCGGGACCGGCTGCGACGACTCGTCGAGCACGCTCGCGCGACCGGCTTCGAGTTCGACGACTGA
- a CDS encoding NADAR family protein, translating to MSSVSSPRSVAELSDLTRTGRRVRYLHFWGHQPQRDGSIGAGCLSQWWPAPFTVDGRTFATAEHWMMWHKAALFGDEETGERILAARHPHRAKALGRQVRGFDEATWIARRYPIVVAGSVAKFGQHDGLGAYLLGTGDRVLVEASPTDRIWGIGLTADDPRAADPADWRGENLLGFALMKARERLRDGR from the coding sequence CTGTCGAGCGTGTCGTCACCCCGTAGCGTCGCCGAGCTGTCCGACCTCACCCGCACCGGCCGACGCGTCAGATACCTGCACTTCTGGGGCCACCAGCCGCAGCGGGACGGCAGCATCGGCGCGGGCTGCCTGAGTCAGTGGTGGCCGGCGCCGTTCACGGTGGACGGCCGGACGTTCGCCACCGCCGAGCACTGGATGATGTGGCACAAGGCGGCGCTCTTCGGTGACGAGGAGACCGGCGAGCGGATCCTCGCCGCCCGGCACCCGCACCGGGCCAAGGCGCTCGGCCGGCAGGTGCGCGGCTTCGACGAGGCGACCTGGATCGCCCGCCGGTACCCGATCGTGGTGGCCGGCAGCGTCGCGAAGTTCGGCCAGCACGACGGGCTGGGGGCATATCTGCTCGGCACCGGCGACCGGGTGCTGGTCGAGGCGAGCCCGACCGACCGCATCTGGGGCATCGGGCTGACCGCCGACGACCCGCGCGCCGCCGACCCGGCCGACTGGCGCGGCGAGAATCTGCTCGGCTTCGCCCTGATGAAGGCCCGGGAGAGGCTGCGCGACGGGCGGTGA
- a CDS encoding NUDIX domain-containing protein, with product MTGAPYSHCSYCGSAYPAGAGWPRVCAVCGQTVWRNPLPVAVALLPVRTDAGLGLVAVRRDIEPARGELALPGGFIEYGEEWSDALVRELREETGLIGRADEVELFAVHGAPAGGTMMVFGVLPERPAGELPPSAPTEEATEWLVLTEPVELAFSTHTRAMADFFAGRG from the coding sequence ATGACCGGCGCACCGTACTCGCACTGCTCGTACTGCGGCTCGGCCTACCCGGCGGGGGCCGGCTGGCCGCGGGTCTGCGCGGTCTGCGGCCAGACGGTCTGGCGCAATCCGCTGCCGGTGGCGGTGGCGCTGCTGCCGGTACGCACCGACGCCGGGCTCGGCCTGGTGGCGGTCCGCCGGGACATCGAGCCGGCCCGCGGCGAGCTCGCGCTCCCCGGCGGCTTCATCGAGTACGGCGAGGAGTGGTCCGACGCGCTGGTCCGGGAGCTGCGGGAGGAGACCGGCCTGATCGGCCGCGCCGACGAGGTCGAGCTGTTCGCGGTGCACGGGGCGCCGGCCGGCGGCACCATGATGGTCTTCGGGGTGCTGCCCGAGCGGCCGGCCGGCGAACTGCCGCCGTCGGCGCCGACCGAGGAGGCCACCGAGTGGCTGGTGCTCACCGAACCGGTGGAACTGGCCTTCTCCACCCACACCCGGGCGATGGCCGACTTCTTCGCCGGTCGGGGCTGA
- a CDS encoding sulfite oxidase, giving the protein MSRTPSWEEARHDDLRARQWLAGRADGGGVSRQGLLELGAAMGALTAAAREREPVAVAADPVGVDPGPAGGIVKPLPPELLTPLDTNAEMRWEAMAGQGYVVPTDRFFVRNHTRTPAIDPDDWRLSLFGTGLRGRPDRDRPVEFGLADLRRLPAERITALVECAGNGRRFFDEQQGTPAPGVAWGLGGVGVASWTGVRLSTVLRLAGLTDAAVDVMPEGLDPAYVTGGVDLGRVRRPLPLGKALDDVLLAYAMNDEPLPPDHGFPVRVVVPGWIGIASIKWVGPVEVSASPLFSPWNTRFYRMFGPGHAGDGDPLTAQSVKSAFELPWDVRVPAGADLLLRGRSWSGNGPIRTVEVDTGDGWRPAELVAADAGGPWQRWTVRWRPTAPGAYRLRARATDVTDAAQPDRAAPNELGYLFDGVVRHPVTVV; this is encoded by the coding sequence ATGTCCCGTACCCCGTCGTGGGAGGAGGCCCGGCACGACGACCTGCGGGCCCGGCAGTGGCTGGCCGGCCGGGCCGACGGCGGCGGGGTGTCCCGGCAGGGGCTGCTGGAACTGGGTGCGGCGATGGGCGCGCTGACCGCCGCGGCGCGCGAACGGGAGCCGGTCGCGGTGGCCGCCGACCCGGTAGGCGTCGACCCGGGCCCGGCGGGCGGCATCGTCAAGCCGCTGCCGCCGGAGCTGCTCACGCCGCTGGACACCAACGCCGAGATGCGCTGGGAGGCGATGGCCGGGCAGGGGTACGTCGTCCCCACCGACCGGTTCTTCGTCCGCAACCACACCCGCACCCCCGCGATCGACCCGGACGACTGGCGGCTCAGCCTGTTCGGCACCGGCCTGCGCGGGCGGCCCGACCGGGACCGGCCGGTCGAGTTCGGCCTGGCCGACCTGCGGCGGCTGCCGGCCGAGCGGATCACCGCGCTGGTCGAGTGCGCCGGCAACGGCCGCCGGTTCTTCGACGAACAGCAGGGCACGCCCGCGCCGGGCGTGGCCTGGGGGCTCGGCGGCGTCGGGGTGGCCAGCTGGACGGGGGTACGGCTGTCGACGGTGCTGCGGCTGGCCGGGCTGACCGACGCCGCGGTCGACGTGATGCCGGAGGGCCTGGACCCGGCGTACGTCACCGGCGGGGTGGACCTGGGCCGGGTACGTCGACCGTTGCCGCTGGGCAAGGCCCTCGACGACGTGTTGCTGGCGTACGCGATGAACGACGAGCCGCTGCCGCCGGACCACGGCTTCCCGGTGCGGGTGGTGGTGCCCGGCTGGATCGGCATCGCCTCGATCAAGTGGGTCGGCCCGGTGGAGGTCTCCGCCAGCCCGCTCTTCTCCCCCTGGAACACCCGGTTCTACCGGATGTTCGGCCCCGGCCACGCGGGCGACGGGGACCCGCTCACCGCCCAGTCGGTGAAGAGCGCCTTCGAGCTGCCCTGGGACGTCCGCGTCCCGGCCGGCGCCGACCTGCTGCTACGCGGCCGGTCCTGGTCCGGCAACGGGCCGATCCGCACCGTCGAGGTGGACACCGGGGACGGGTGGCGTCCCGCCGAACTGGTCGCCGCCGACGCCGGTGGGCCGTGGCAGCGGTGGACTGTCCGGTGGCGCCCGACCGCGCCGGGGGCGTACCGCCTGCGGGCCCGGGCCACCGACGTCACCGACGCGGCACAGCCGGACCGGGCCGCTCCCAACGAGCTGGGCTACCTCTTCGACGGGGTGGTCCGGCACCCGGTCACGGTCGTCTGA
- a CDS encoding ABC transporter substrate-binding protein, with the protein MRFLPALSKVAALGAAAVLAATTLTACGGDDSTASADNPYGLQQAGVLRAGTLTDAPPNVYLKDGKFTGFDNDLLTAVAGKVGLRVEFVGTDFSALLSQVNNRKFDVGSSSITITEARKKTVDFGNGYDFGYFGLDVPAGSPITGFDQLAGKRVVVVQGTVQDDYATGKGLDPVRVPDYNGALNQLRAGTADAWIAPAEIGEKSAADSAGKIKVAAKELSPAPTAYAVAKGNDKLREALNKGLDEVIADGTWTRLQAQYYPGRPIPADFKPGSGTVAAPSPSAAS; encoded by the coding sequence GTGCGATTCCTTCCCGCCCTGTCCAAGGTGGCCGCCCTCGGCGCCGCCGCCGTGCTCGCCGCCACCACGCTCACCGCCTGCGGTGGGGACGACTCCACCGCCTCGGCCGACAACCCGTACGGGTTGCAGCAGGCGGGCGTGCTGCGGGCCGGCACGCTGACCGACGCCCCGCCGAACGTGTACCTCAAGGACGGAAAGTTCACCGGCTTCGACAACGACCTGCTCACCGCGGTGGCCGGCAAGGTCGGCCTGAGGGTGGAGTTCGTCGGCACCGACTTCTCCGCGCTGCTGTCGCAGGTCAACAACCGCAAGTTCGACGTGGGCAGCTCGTCGATCACCATCACCGAGGCGCGGAAGAAGACCGTCGACTTCGGCAACGGCTACGACTTCGGCTACTTCGGACTCGACGTGCCGGCCGGCTCCCCGATCACCGGTTTCGACCAACTCGCCGGCAAGCGGGTGGTCGTGGTGCAGGGCACCGTGCAGGACGACTACGCCACCGGCAAGGGTCTCGACCCGGTGCGGGTGCCCGACTACAACGGCGCGCTCAACCAGCTCAGGGCCGGCACCGCGGACGCCTGGATCGCCCCCGCCGAGATCGGCGAGAAGTCCGCTGCGGACAGCGCCGGCAAGATCAAGGTGGCGGCCAAGGAGCTCAGCCCCGCCCCGACCGCGTACGCGGTGGCCAAGGGGAACGACAAGCTCCGCGAGGCGCTGAACAAGGGCCTGGACGAGGTGATCGCCGACGGCACCTGGACCAGGCTCCAGGCGCAGTACTACCCGGGCCGGCCGATCCCGGCCGACTTCAAGCCGGGCAGCGGCACCGTGGCGGCGCCGTCGCCGTCGGCGGCTTCCTGA
- a CDS encoding amino acid ABC transporter permease: MDPLSTLWETFFDWDAMREALPEMLTVGLPNTLILAVSAALLGSVLGMLLAIAGISRTRWLRWPARVYTDVFRGLPAAATILLIGVGLAPFGLRVWGPNPYPLGILALSLIAAAYIGEIFRAGIQSVEAAQLEGARALGFSWGEAMRMVIVPQGVRRVLPAWVNQLIALIKDSSLVYFLGLVASQRELFRIGQDYAATTGNESALLLAGLFYLALTVPLTHAVNAIDRRLRQGRAVAADPDDDGGLAVAGQTALPPQTAAPSTKEPR; encoded by the coding sequence ATGGATCCGTTGAGCACCCTGTGGGAGACCTTCTTCGACTGGGACGCCATGCGCGAGGCGCTGCCCGAGATGCTCACCGTCGGGCTGCCCAACACGCTGATCCTGGCGGTCTCCGCCGCCCTGCTCGGCTCGGTGCTGGGGATGCTGCTGGCGATCGCCGGCATCTCGCGTACCCGATGGTTGCGCTGGCCGGCGCGGGTCTACACCGACGTCTTCCGGGGCCTGCCCGCCGCGGCGACGATCCTGCTGATCGGCGTCGGCCTCGCGCCGTTCGGCCTGCGGGTGTGGGGACCCAACCCGTACCCGCTGGGCATCCTGGCGCTGTCGCTGATCGCCGCCGCCTACATCGGGGAGATCTTCCGGGCCGGCATCCAGAGCGTCGAGGCGGCGCAGCTGGAGGGCGCCCGCGCGCTCGGCTTCTCCTGGGGTGAGGCGATGCGGATGGTGATCGTCCCGCAGGGCGTACGCCGGGTGCTGCCGGCCTGGGTGAACCAGCTGATCGCCCTGATCAAGGACTCCAGCCTGGTCTACTTCCTCGGCCTGGTGGCCAGCCAGCGGGAGCTGTTCCGGATCGGGCAGGACTACGCGGCCACCACCGGCAACGAGTCCGCGCTGCTGCTGGCGGGGCTGTTCTACCTGGCGCTGACCGTGCCGCTGACCCACGCGGTCAACGCCATCGACCGGCGGCTTCGGCAGGGCCGCGCGGTCGCCGCCGACCCGGACGACGACGGCGGCCTGGCGGTGGCCGGGCAGACCGCCCTGCCGCCGCAGACCGCCGCCCCGAGCACGAAGGAGCCCCGATGA
- a CDS encoding amino acid ABC transporter ATP-binding protein produces MSTATATSVSLAVRDVHLAFGANRVLRGADLDVARGGTACVIGPSGSGKSTLLRTINRLIEPDAGDVLLDGRSVLRDDPDALRQRIGMVFQQFNLFPHMTVLRNVTLALRRLKKLGEDEAAQVAREQLELVGLAGKADSRPAQLSGGQQQRVAIARALALRPEVMLFDEATSALDPELVKGVLGVMADLAAGGMTMVVVTHEMGFARKVADTVAFMDRGVVLEAGEPAAIFERPEHPRLRQFLSQVL; encoded by the coding sequence ATGAGCACCGCGACCGCCACCTCGGTGAGCCTCGCCGTCCGCGACGTGCACCTGGCCTTCGGCGCCAACAGGGTGCTGCGCGGCGCCGACCTGGACGTCGCCCGGGGCGGTACGGCCTGCGTGATCGGCCCGTCCGGCTCCGGCAAGTCCACCCTGCTGCGCACGATCAACCGGCTGATCGAGCCGGACGCCGGCGACGTGCTGCTGGACGGGCGCAGCGTGCTGCGCGACGACCCGGACGCGCTGCGCCAGCGGATCGGCATGGTGTTCCAGCAGTTCAACCTCTTCCCGCACATGACCGTGCTGCGCAACGTCACCCTCGCCCTGCGCCGGCTGAAGAAGCTGGGCGAGGACGAGGCGGCGCAGGTGGCCCGGGAGCAGCTGGAGCTGGTCGGGCTGGCCGGCAAGGCCGACTCCCGGCCGGCCCAGCTCTCCGGTGGCCAGCAGCAGCGGGTGGCGATCGCCCGGGCGCTGGCGCTGCGCCCCGAGGTGATGCTCTTCGACGAGGCGACCTCCGCGCTGGACCCGGAGCTGGTCAAGGGCGTCCTCGGGGTGATGGCCGACCTGGCCGCCGGCGGGATGACGATGGTGGTGGTGACCCACGAGATGGGCTTCGCCCGGAAGGTCGCCGACACCGTGGCGTTCATGGACCGGGGCGTGGTGCTGGAGGCCGGCGAGCCGGCCGCGATCTTCGAGCGCCCCGAGCATCCCCGGCTACGGCAGTTCCTGTCCCAGGTGCTCTGA
- a CDS encoding MerR family transcriptional regulator: MLTIGQLASYAGVTVRAVRHYHQVGLLPEPDRDASGYRRYGATAVVSLIRIRTLANAGVPLSQIGELIEADESTFTDAVRRIDRRLRDEIERLETSRRQIAQLASGNRLVLPPEVAHYLDRLREIGVSERMLKGERDGWILIAARWPDRAREWMPSKLAELDDPQVVRLYRLLSEIFDGDPADCSRLPEVADIMVALAERAEAAGQLDLGEVGDDDLPFDLLDSLTDEYDPRSERLRDLMRERGWSGWNRMERLAQPAG; encoded by the coding sequence ATGCTGACGATCGGTCAACTGGCGTCGTACGCGGGCGTCACCGTGCGGGCGGTGCGGCACTACCACCAGGTCGGGTTGCTGCCGGAGCCGGACCGGGACGCCTCCGGCTACCGGCGGTACGGCGCGACGGCGGTGGTGTCACTGATCCGGATCCGTACCCTCGCCAACGCGGGCGTGCCGCTGTCGCAGATCGGTGAGCTGATCGAGGCGGACGAGTCGACCTTCACCGACGCCGTCCGGCGGATCGACCGTCGCCTGCGCGACGAGATCGAGAGGCTGGAGACCAGCCGGCGGCAGATCGCCCAACTCGCTTCCGGGAACCGCCTGGTGCTTCCGCCCGAGGTGGCCCATTATCTCGACCGACTGCGGGAGATCGGGGTGTCCGAGCGGATGCTGAAGGGCGAGCGGGACGGGTGGATCCTGATCGCGGCCCGCTGGCCCGACCGCGCCCGCGAGTGGATGCCCAGCAAGCTCGCCGAACTCGACGACCCGCAGGTCGTGCGGCTCTACCGGCTCCTGTCGGAGATCTTCGACGGCGACCCGGCCGACTGTTCCCGGCTGCCGGAGGTCGCCGACATCATGGTCGCCCTGGCCGAGCGGGCGGAGGCCGCCGGCCAACTGGACCTCGGCGAGGTGGGGGACGACGATCTGCCGTTCGACCTGCTCGACTCGCTCACCGACGAGTACGACCCCCGCTCCGAGCGGCTGCGGGACCTGATGCGGGAACGTGGCTGGAGCGGGTGGAACCGGATGGAACGGCTGGCGCAGCCGGCCGGCTGA